The genomic stretch GGTTTGCCAGTCTTTATCTTTTACATTTCCGCATAATAAACCAGACAAAAAACCATCCAATTCGGAAGCCGTCATCGGAATGCCAGCTTGTTTTAATTGCGTATTTAGTGTTGTGTATGAAATTTTTTTACTCATGGTTATCTCCCTAAATTTGGATTAGTTTAGCATTGTAAAGAAAGCAAAAAAATATAAGAAGTCATGATAAAGTTAAGTTTTTTATACCGATTTTTGTTGAGAGTATGGCATAATAGAAAAAATTTTAGTTTATTTTATGGAGCATCTATGTCTACCTCTCCTATTGAAGTGACAGTTTTAGGACAAGTTTTACGTTTAGGTTGTCCAGCTGAGCAGCATGATTTCTTAAGACAAGCCGCCCAAGATTTAGATGAGCGTGTATTAAAAATGAAAGAAAGAACCGGTATTTTAAGTACAGAACGCGTATTGTCTATTGTCGCATTGAATTTAAGTTATGAGTTAATGCAGGCTAAAGAAAAACATAAAAGCGTGGAAGATATTATCGCTGCACGTATACAACAACTAGATAGCTCCCTTGAACAGGTTAATTTACAGAAAAATAGTGAGCGATTTGCCTAAATTTTGCAAAAGGAAACATTTTTATTAAAATTAAACTAGAGTTCAATCTTAATTTAAGCTAGTATTAATTCAGATCCTGAGGTGTGCGCCAGTGGATGCTGTCCCTGAGCCGATAATTAAAATCTTCTGAGTTGATCTTTTAGATGTTGGTGTGTAGGCTTACCTCGTAGTAAGAAACCTGAAAACAATCTGGACCGACTCCCTTGGACCTACGGGTTCAAGGACTAACTCCGCAACGGCACCTTGGGGGATCCCTTCTTATATGTTACAACCTACTCTTCCTCTTCTCGTTTCTAATCGCTTATCACGACAACAATTACGACAGGTTTTGTTAAATTATCGTAAAAAACAAAATGTACTTGATATTCAATTAGCAAGTTACTCTATCTTTCAAAAAACGATTTTTATTATAGAACAATATAAAGCAAAGAATATTGCTATTTATTTTTCTGTGAAAGGGGAAGTTCAAACACAAGCACTAATTGAATATCTGTGGAAAGAGAATATTCATGTTTATCTACCTATTATAAGAGCACCTGAAAATGATTTAATTTTTAGACCTTATGACAGAGATAGTAAACTCATAAAAAACCAATTTGGAATTCCAGAATTAGAAGATAGTGGGAACACTATAGAGGTAAATGGTGAATTAGATATTATTTTTGTACCATTGGTTGCGTTTGACAAAAATTGTGAAAGGTTAGGCATGGGTGGTGGCTATTACGATCGCACGTTACGCTCTAAAAGGGAAAAAACGATAACAGTAGGGTTAGCATACAGTTGGCAGGAAGTTTCACAGATACCTGCAGAAGGATGGGATGTGCCACTAGACATGATTATTACGGATAAAAAGATCTTTTTTCGGGAGATAACTACTGCATAATGGTTAATAATAGAGCGGTTTTGATTCAGAAATTGGATATTTTTTAATAAAAACAAATAAAATTCAAAAAAATTTAAAAAAAATTAAAAAAGTGCTTGCAAAGGTTTTCAAAATATCTATAATACGCCCCACACAACGACGCGACGTTGTTAACAAGAATTTACTTCTCGCGTCGTTGTTTTTTGTTCTTTAACAACTAACTAGACAATCTGTGTGGGCACTTGTTGATTGACTTTGTTTAAATAATTTAACTAAGTCTTAATGAGTGTCAAACTAGAAATTCATTTTAAATGAAAGACTTTTTGTCAGCTTATTGAGCGAATCAAGCTTTGAATTGAAGAGTTTGATCATGGCTCAGATTGAACGCTGGCGGCAGGCTTAACACATGCAAGTCGAACGGTAACAGGAAGAAAGCTTGCTTTCTTTGCTGACGAGTGGCGGACGGGTGAGTAATGCTTGGGAATCTGTTTCATGGAGGGGGATAACTACGGGAAACTGTAGCTAATACCGCGTAATATCGAGAGATTAAATGTGTGGGACCGCAAGGCCACATGCCATGAAGTGAGCCCAAGTGGGATTAGATAGTTGGTGAGGTAATGGCTCACCAAGTCAGCGATCTCTAGCTGGTCTGAGAGGATGACCAGCCACACTGGGACTGAGACACGGCCCAGACTCCTACGGGAGGCAGCAGTGGGGAATATTGCACAATGGGCGCAAGCCTGATGCAGCCATGCCGCGTGAATGAAGAAGGCCTTCGGGTTGTAAAGTTCTTTCGGTGGTGAGGAAGGTTGGCGTGTTAATAGCACGTTGACTTGACGTTAGCCACAGAAGAAGCACCGGCTAACTCCGTGCCAGCAGCCGCGGTAATACGGAGGGTGCGAGCGTTAATCGGAATAACTGGGCGTAAAGGGCACGCAGGCGGTGACTTAAGTGAGGTGTGAAAGCCCTGGGCTTAACCTAGGAATTGCATTTCATACTGGGTCGCTAGAGTATTTTAGGGAGGGGTAGAATTCCACGTGTAGCGGTGAAATGCGTAGAGATGTGGAGGAATACCGAAGGCGAAGGCAGCCCCTTGGGAATATACTGACGCTCATGTGCGAAAGCGTGGGGAGCAAACAGGATTAGATACCCTGGTAGTCCACGCTGTAAACGATGTCGATTTGGGGATTGGGCTTTAGGTCTGGTGCCCGTAGCTAACGTGATAAATCGACCGCCTGGGGAGTACGGCCGCAAGGTTAAAACTCAAATGAATTGACGGGGGCCCGCACAAGCGGTGGAGCATGTGGTTTAATTCGATGCAACGCGAAGAACCTTACCTACTCTTGACATCCATGGAACCTTGTAGAGATACGAGGGTGCCTTCGGGAACCATGAGACAGGTGCTGCATGGCTGTCGTCAGCTCGTGTTGTGAAATGTTGGGTTAAGTCCCGCAACGAGCGCAACCCTTATCCTTTGTTGCCAGCGGTTTGGCCGGGAACTCAAAGGAGACTGCCAGTGATAAACTGGAGGAAGGTGGGGATGACGTCAAGTCATCATGGCCCTTACGAGTAGGGCTACACACGTGCTACAATGGCGTATACAGAGGGCAGCGAGCCTGCGAGGGTGAGCGAATCTCAGAAAGTACGTCTAAGTCCGGATTGGAGTCTGCAACTCGACTCCATGAAGTCGGAATCGCTAGTAATCGCGAATCAGAATGTCGCGGTGAATACGTTCCCGGGCCTTGTACACACCGCCCGTCACACCATGGGAGTGGGTTGTACCAGAAGTAGATAGCTTAACCTTCGGGAGGGCGTTTACCACGGTATGATTCATGACTGGGGTGAAGTCGTAACAAGGTAACCGTAGGGGAACCTGCGGTTGGATCACCTCCTTACCAAAATGAAGCGACAGTGAGTGCTCACACAGATTGTTTTAGTAGTTGTAAACAACAAAAGACAAGACTTTAAAGATACGATGTCGTATTAAAGTTTTAAAAGTATCTTTAAATGTTGTCTCCATCGTCTAGAGGCCTAGGACATCGCCCTTTCACGGCGGTAACAGGGGTTCGAATCCCCTTGGGGACGCCATTTAAAGATATTTTATTGTCTTAATTGTTCTTTAAAAATTTAAAATCAAGCTGAAAACTAAAGAGACTTTCAAGTAAAGTCTGAGTAGTTAAAAATCTTATGCTGAAAAAGGCAGCATAAGTCGAGTTGTTAATCGCAATCTTAATATGAAAATATTTGAGGTTGTATGGTTAAGTGACTAAGCGTACAGGGCGGATGCCTTGGCAATCAGAGGCGATGAAGGACGTGCTAATCTGCGAAAAGCTTGGGTAAGGCGATAAGAGCCGTTATAACCCGAGATATCCGAATGGGGAAACCCGATAGATGAAGAATCTATCATCTCTTTTTGAATATATAGGAAAGAGAAGCAAACCGGGAGAACTGAAACATCTAAGTACCCCGAGGAAAAGAAATCAACCGAGATTCTGTTAGTAGCGGCGAGCGAAAGCGGAAGAGCCTGTAAGTGATAGCAAAAGCGTTAGGAGAATGAGCTGGGAAGCTCAATCATAGAGGGTGATAGTCCCGTATCTTAAAACGCTTTTGTGGTACTGAGCTTACGATAAGTAGGG from Actinobacillus delphinicola encodes the following:
- a CDS encoding cell division protein ZapA, which gives rise to MSTSPIEVTVLGQVLRLGCPAEQHDFLRQAAQDLDERVLKMKERTGILSTERVLSIVALNLSYELMQAKEKHKSVEDIIAARIQQLDSSLEQVNLQKNSERFA
- a CDS encoding 5-formyltetrahydrofolate cyclo-ligase, with product MLQPTLPLLVSNRLSRQQLRQVLLNYRKKQNVLDIQLASYSIFQKTIFIIEQYKAKNIAIYFSVKGEVQTQALIEYLWKENIHVYLPIIRAPENDLIFRPYDRDSKLIKNQFGIPELEDSGNTIEVNGELDIIFVPLVAFDKNCERLGMGGGYYDRTLRSKREKTITVGLAYSWQEVSQIPAEGWDVPLDMIITDKKIFFREITTA